A genomic window from Ascaphus truei isolate aAscTru1 chromosome 1, aAscTru1.hap1, whole genome shotgun sequence includes:
- the F2RL1 gene encoding proteinase-activated receptor 2: MRSRGELLLLLVFCLSVSAAGQNVTKKAKGGRSFIVRAEETTNGSGKYVFKVDNYAKQVLSSGLTTVFLPVVYIIVFIIGLPSNAIALWIFFFRTKKKHPSVIFMANLALSDLLFVIWFPLKISYHLNGNNWIYGEALCKVLVGFFYGNMYCSILFMTCLSVQRYWVIVNPMSHTRKKSKIALIVSATIWIIIMLSTIPLYLFDQTIYVSNLNITTCHDVLPLANLASDLFSYYLSLAIGVFFLPAVLTTLAYILMIKTLNASITDENIGKKRKRAIHLIITVLVMYLVCFMPSNILLVVHYSFIKNSENSNIYAFYITALCLSSMNSCIDPFVYYFVSKDFRDNVRNTLICRSVRTVERMQASFSSMKYSRKSNSYTSSSANTKTSSC, from the exons ATGAGGAGCCGCggggagctgctgctgctgcttgtcTTCTGCCTGTCAGTGTCCGCAGCAG GACAGAATGTTACAAAAAAAGCAAAGGGTGGAAGAAGTTTTATAGTCCGTGCAGAGGAAACCACCAATGGTTCTGGGAAATATGTTTTTAAAGTGGATAATTATGCAAAGCAAGTGCTGTCCAGTGGCTTGACCACTGTTTTCCTTCCTGTAGTCTACATAATTGTGTTCATCATCGGCTTGCCAAGCAATGCTATAGCTTTATGGATCTTCTTTTTCCGAACAAAGAAGAAACACCCATCTGTGATTTTCATGGCTAATCTGGCGCTCTCCGACTTACTGtttgtcatatggttcccactcAAGATTTCATATCACCTAAATGGCAATAACTGGATTTATGGCGAAGCTCTATGCAAAGTACTTGTTGGTTTTTTTTATGGGAATATGTATTGCTCAATCCTTTTCATGACCTGTCTTAGTGTGCAGAGATACTGGGTCATTGTGAACCCCATGTCCCACACAAGGAAGAAGTCGAAAATTGCTCTCATCGTTTCGGCAACAATATGGATTATAATTATGTTGAGCACCATTCCATTATATCTGTTTGACCAAACAATTTACGTGTCTAATCTTAATATCACAACTTGCCATGATGTCTTGCCACTGGCTAATCTTGCCTCGGACTTGTTTAGCTACTACCTTTCTCTTGCAATCGGAGTCTTTTTCTTGCCGGCTGTTCTTACTACTTTGGCTTATATTCTCATGATTAAAACTTTGAACGCATCCATCACTGATGAAAACATTGGAAAGAAACGGAAACGAGCCATTCATCTTATTATTACGGTGCTCGTTATGTATCTCGTCTGTTTTATGCCCAGTAATATTCTACTAGTGGTTCATTATTCTTTCATAAAGAACAGCGAGAATAGCAACATCTACGCATTTTACATTACCGCACTGTGTCTTTCAAGTATGAACAGTTGCATTGACCCTTTTGTCTACTATTTTGTTTCTAAAGATTTTCGGGACAATGTAAGAAACACTTTGATATGCCGGAGTGTGCGGACTGTAGAGCGCATGCAAGCCTCATTTAGCTCCATGAAATATTCCAGAAAATCCAACTCCTACACTTCAAGCTCAGCCAACACGAAAACAAGCAGTTGTTAA